One Solanum lycopersicum chromosome 4, SLM_r2.1 DNA window includes the following coding sequences:
- the LOC101247904 gene encoding ras-related protein Rab11D gives MASGYGDSSQKIDYVFKVVLIGDSAVGKSQILARFSRNEFSLDSKATIGVEFQTRTLVIQHKSVKAQIWDTAGQERYRAVTSAYYRGAVGAMLVYDITKRQTFDHIPRWLEELRAHADRNIVIILIGNKTDLKDQRAVPTEDAKEFAQKEGLFFLETSALEATNVEDAFSTVLTEIFNIVNKKNLAADDYPPNGNPASLSGKKILVPGPAQVIPEKRACCRS, from the exons ATGGCGAGTGGTTATGGGGATTCGAGCCAGAAGATAGATTATGTGTTCAAAGTGGTGTTAATCGGTGATTCAGCTGTAGGGAAGTCACAGATACTAGCTCGATTTTCTCGTAACGAATTCAGCCTCGATTCTAAAGCAACAATTGGGGTTGAATTCCAGACGCGAACCCTTGTGATACAGCACAAGTCTGTTAAAGCTCAGATCTGGGATACTGCTGGTCAAGAACG ATATAGAGCTGTCACAAGCGCATACTACAGGGGAGCTGTTGGAGCTATGTTGGTTTATGACATAACAAAACGCCAAACATTTGATCACATACCCCGTTGGCTGGAAGAGTTGCGTGCACATGCCGATAGGAATATCGTGATCATTCTGATCGGAAACAAAACAGATCTCAAAGACCAACGAGCTGTTCCTACCGAGGATGCTAAGGAATTTGCTCAGAAGGAAGGATTATTTTTCTTAGAGACTTCTGCATTGGAAGCGACAAACGTGGAGGATGCATTCTCGACTGTGTTGACAGAGATCTTCAACATCGTAAACAAGAAAAATCTTGCTGCAGATGATTATCCGCCCAATGGGAATCCTGCATCTTTATCTGGGAAGAAGATTCTTGTACCTGGTCCTGCACAAGTCATCCCAGAAAAAAGAGCATGTTGTAGATCTTGA
- the LOC101248186 gene encoding LOW QUALITY PROTEIN: receptor kinase-like protein Xa21 (The sequence of the model RefSeq protein was modified relative to this genomic sequence to represent the inferred CDS: substituted 1 base at 1 genomic stop codon) translates to MSGLLYLDVSQNSTEGGFPSDIGVRKAIVEIHLSSNHFSGMIPSRLGKLQNLQHLDLSNNSFFGQIPLSFGNLVSLDFLNLSLNALSGTIPKSLEKLSYLKSINVSFNGLEGEIPGDDVFANPTLQSFLGNKGLCGMHILEISVYAITNPGKQSKHKEVMLKIVTPMVISSSVIFLLVLIWVMKRQKKGFSKDVEKVTEIMTHQLVSYHVIQRATNNFDEFNLIGVGNSGYVYKGTLSSGTAVAIKVLDLENEQVXKRFDIECEVMRNVRHKNLVPVITTCSSDCIRAFILQFMPNRSLENRLYREDFPLSLHQRVTIMLDVAMTIEYLHHGHVTPIVHCDLKTANVLLDEDMVAHVGDFGIFKILAISKSMAHTETLGTIGYMAPEYGSEGIMSASGDLYCYGIMLMEVLTKRRPTDEEICNANLDLRKWVTQ, encoded by the exons ATGAGTGGTCTTCTCTATTTAGATGTGTCACAAAATTCTACAGAGGGAGGTTTTCCATCAGATATTGGAGTACGGAAAGCCATTGTAGAAATACATCTTTCCAGTAACCACTTTTCAGGAATGATACCAAGCAGATTGGGAAAACTCCAAAACCTGCAGCATCTTGACCTGTcgaataattcattttttggcCAAATTCCATTATCCTTTGGCAACTTGGTAAGCTTGGATTTCTTAAATTTGTCTTTAAATGCATTGTCAGGTACTATTCCTAAGTCTTTGGAAAAACTCTCATACCTTAAAAGCATTAATGTTTCATTCAATGGTTTAGAAGGTGAGATACCTGGTGATGATGTGTTTGCAAATCCCACTTTGCAATCATTTCTCGGGAACAAAGGTCTTTGCGGAATGCACATACTGGAGATTTCTGTTTATGCTATCACTAATCCTGGAAAACAATCAAAGCATAAGGAGGTTATGCTAAAAATTGTTACTCCAATGGTTATTTCATCCTCGGTGATATTCTTGTTGGTTTTAATTTGGGTAATGAAACGACAGAAGAAAGGTTTTTCCAAAGATGTTGAAAAGGTAACGGAGATCATGACTCATCAATTAGTTTCTTATCACGTGATTCAACGAGCAacaaataattttgatgaattcaaTTTAATTGGCGTGGGAAACTCTGGCTATGTGTACAAAGGCACATTATCAAGTGGAACTGCAGTGGCCATTAAGGTTTTGGATTTGGAAAATGAGCAAGTATGAAAGAGGTTTGATATCGAATGTGAAGTGATGAGAAATGTTAGACACAAAAATCTTGTTCCAGTGATTACTACATGTTCTAGTGACTGTATAAGAGcctttattcttcaatttatgCCCAACAGGAGTCTTGAGAATAGGTTGTACAGAGAAGATTTCCCCTTGAGTCTTCATCAAAGAGTCACCATAATGCTTGACGTGGCAATGACAATTGAATATCTACATCATGGTCATGTCACTCCAATAGTTCATTGCGACTTAAAGACAGCCAACGTTCTTTTGGATGAAGATATGGTGGCTCATGTTGGTGACTTTGGCATCTTCAAAATTTTAGCCATAAGTAAGTCCATGGCACATACCGAGACGTTGGGCACTATTGGGTACATGGCACCAG AATATGGCTCGGAGGGAATAATGTCAGCTAGTGGTGATTTATATTGTTATGGCATAATGTTGATGGAGGTTTTGACCAAAAGAAGGCCAACAGATGAAGAGATATGCAATGCAAATCTTGACTTGAGGAAATGGGTAACACAATAA